In Planctomycetota bacterium, the genomic stretch CGGCAAGGGCGTGGTGGACTTTGCGGGCGTGTTCAGGGTGCTGAACGGCGTCGGCTTCACCGGCCCCTTCACTATGGAATTGGAGGGCGAATGGACCACGTCGCCCGACCCCGCGGCCCAGGAGGCGCACGTGCGCGCCTGCGTCGAGCACCTGCGGGGTCTGGGCCTCGTGCCTTGACGGGCCGGCCGGCACGCCTATAATCAAGGGCAGCGTTCCCGGTTCGGTTCTGCGTTTGCCATTGGAGGTCGAACCATGGTGCGTCGGCTCCTCGCGGCGGCGACGATGTCCAGCCTTCTCCTCGCTCTCCTCGGCTGCGGCGAAGAGGGCCAGCCCGCCGGCAAGGGCGCGGAGGCGAAGAAGGGCGCGAAGAAGCTCACCTTCGCCGTCATCCCCAAAGCCCAGGTCTTCACCTTCTGGCCCACCGTCGAGCGCGGCGCGCAGGCCGCCGGCAAGGAACTGGGCGTCGAGATCATCTGGCAGGGCGCCACCGACGAAACGAAGTACATCGAGCAACAGCAGATCGTCAAGACCATGATCAGCCGCAAGGTGGATGGCATCGTGCTGGCCCCCACGAGCAAGACGGCGCTGGTGGACGTGGTGAAGCAGGCGGTGGACGCCAAGATCCCCGTGTCCATCATTGATTCGGCCATTGACACGGACGTCTACGTGTCGTTCGTGGCGACCGACAACTACGCCGGCGGCGTGACCGGGGCGCGGCGCCTGGCCGAGATCCTCGGCAAGAAGGGCAAGGTGGCTCTCATCAAGGTCATCCCCGGCTCCGCCTCCACCACGGCCCGCGAGGAGGGCTTCCGCGAGACGCTCAAGAAAGAGTTCCCCGACATGCAGCTCGTGGCCGAGGAGTACGGCATGAGCCAGAGCACCAAGAGCCTCGAGGTCACGAGCAACATCCTCACGGCCAACCCCGACCTCGACGGCATCTTCGCGGCGAACGAGCCGGGGGCGATCGGCGCGCTCAACGCCGTGAAGAACAAGAACCTCGTGGGCAAGGTGAAGATCGTGGGCTTCGACGCCTCGCCCATCCTCCTCGCCGGCATCCGCGACGGCTCGCTCGACTCCACCATCGTCCAGGACCCCTTCTCGATGGGCTACCAGGGCGTCAAGGCCATCGTGGACCACCTCGCCGGCAAGAAGGTCGAGAAGGAGGTCCACACCCGGGTCGCCCTCGTGACGAAGGACAACCTGGAGAGCAAAGAAGTGCAGGACCTGCTCTCGGCCTACGAGGAGCAGAAGCCGCGGTGACTGGAGATTGCCGATTGCAGATTTCAGATTGAAGTCTGGCAACCCTTCAGCCGAATGAAGCCGCGCGTCAGGCACGCACTTCACAGGACGAGGCAGTTCGTAGTGCGGGCTTCAGCCCGTTCTGGACGTCGAGGATACGGCCTGAAGGCCGCACTACAAGCTCCGCTTCATTCGGCTGAAGTGTTACGAAGTCTGGAGGAGAGGAGCTGCTCTCTGAGAAGGTTCGCCGATGTCTGAAATCTGCGGTCTGAAATCTGAAATCGGCGATTCTCCTGCCTTGCTCGAGATGCGCGGCATCTCCAAGAGCTTCCCAGGCGTGCAGGCGCTCAAGGACGTGAACCTCACGGTGCGCGCCGGCGAGGTCCACTGCCTGCTGGGCGAGAACGGCGCCGGCAAGTCCACCCTCATGAAAGTGCTCATGGGCGTCTATCGCCCCGACGCGGGCGAGATTCGCCTCGCGGGCCGCCCCGTGGCCATCGCCCACCCCCGCCAGGCCCTCGACCTGGGCATCACCATGGTGTTCCAGGAACTCAACCTCGTCCCCGTCCTCAGCGTGGCCGAGAACGTCTTCCTCGGCGACGAGCCGCTGCTCGTGAGGCCGCTGGGGGTGGTGGACTGGCGCACCCTGCGCCGTCGCACCGAAGAGGTGATCGCGCGATTCGGCTTCCCGCTGCGGCCCGACGACCGGGTCGGCCGCCTGAGCCGCGCCCACCAGCAGCTCGCCGAAATCGTCAAAGCCCTCGTCGTCTCCAGCAAGATCGTCGTCATGGACGAGCCGACCTCCTCGCTCTCGCTTGAGGAGACCAAGCAGCTCTTCGACATCATCCGCCGCCTGAAGGCCGAAGGCGTGGCCGTCATCTACATCTCGCACCGCCTCGAAGAGCTTCAGGAAATCGGCGACCGCGTGACTATCCTGCGCGACGGCCAGTGGGTGCACACCGGCGACGTGGCGGCGACCGACCTGGCGACGATGATCCGCCACATGGTCGGCCGCGAACTCACCGACATGTATCCCAAGGAGCGCGCCCCGTTCGGGGCCGAGCGCCTGCGCGTCGAGGGACTCACCTGCCGCGGCGGTCGCGTCCGCAACATCTCGTTCAGCGTCCGCGCGGGCGAGATCGTGGGCCTCGCCGGCCTCGTCGGCGCGGGCCGCACCGAGCTGGCCGAGGCCCTCTTCGGCGTGGCGCCCATCGAGAAGGGCAGGGTGTTCGTGGACGGCGTGGAGCGCCACTTCCGCTCGCCCCACGACGCCATTCGCGCCGGCCTGGGCCTCCTCACCGAGGACCGCAAGCGCACCGGCCTGCTCCTCAACCTGCCCGTGGGCCACAACATCACGGTGGCCGGCCTGGACCGCCTGATGCGCGGCCCCCACCTGCCGCTCGCCGCCGAGCGCCGCGTGGGCGAGGATTTCGTGCGGCGGCTCCACATCCGCACCCCGTCGCTCCGCCAGCTTGCCGTGCGCCTCTCGGGCGGCAACCAGCAGAAGGTCGTCCTCGCCAAGTGGCTCTACGCCCAGAGCCAGATCTTCATCTTCGACGAGCCCACGCTGGGCATTGACGTGGGGGCCAAGGTCGAAGTCTACAGGCTCCTGTGCGAGCTGGCCCGCCAGGGCGCCGCCATCCTGATGATCTCGAGCGACCTGCCCGAGCTTCTGGCGATGAGCGACACCATCCTCCCGATGCGCCGCGGCGAGCTGACCGGCCGCCTCGACCCGCGCCAGACCAACCAGGAGGAGGTCCTCCGCCACATGGCCTTGGGAGCCTGTCCATGAACCCACGCGGGCTGCGACGCCTTCGATTCTGGCCGCGGGCAAGGAGCGAGGAGGAGATGATACAACGGAGAGCATCATTGACGACGAGCGACGCCGCCCGCGGCCAGAAGTCGCGGCGTCCCTTCGGGTTGCGGCGCCAGCGGGGCGGCTGCTTCGTTGCGGCTCCTCGACGATGCTCTCCGTGGCATCGCCTGCGTCGCCCCGCCTTGCATCCACCCCGCTGGCGCCGGCAACGCAGCCCGTGTGGGTTCATGGACAGGCTCCTGGACGCCGACCCCGCATTCCACGGGAGCCCCCGATGAAGCACCTTCTCTCGAAATCCCTGCCCTTCCTCTTCCTCGCCACGCTCGTGCTGCTGCTGTCGTGGCAGGCGCCGGGCTTCGCCACGGTGGACAACATCGGCGACGTCCTGCGCTACACCGCCGTCTTCGTCATCATGGGCGTGGGCATGACCTTCGTCATCGTGTCGGGCGGCATTGACCTCTCGGTCGGCTCCGTGCTCGCCTTCTCGAGCGTGGTCGCCGCCTGGAGCATGCGCAGCCTGATGCCCCTGGTGTCGAGCCTCGTCGGCCCCTCGGTGGGGCTGTGTGTGGGGCTGAGCCTTGTCGTGGGCATGGCCACCGGCGCCGCCTGGGGCCTCGTGAACGGCCTGCTGATCACGCGCGTCAAGCTGCCCCCCTTCATCGCCACCCTGGCCACGATGGGCATGGCGCGCGGCTTCGCCCACCTGCTCGCCCGCGCACTCACCGGCGGGGCCACCACCATCGAGATCACCCAGCAGGAGTTCAAGTTCCTCGGCCAGGGCTTCGTGCCCACGGCGGCCACGGTCGCCGTGGTGATCCTCGGCTATTACATGCTCAACCACATGCGCGTCGGGCGCTACAGCTTCGCCATCGGCTCGAACGTCGAGGCCGCCCGCTACTCGGGCATCCGCGTCGAGCGCTACACGCTCTATGTCTACCTGCTCCTGGGCGTGCTCAGCGGCCTGGCGGGCATGATCGAAGCCTCGATGCTGGGCGCCGGCGACTCCACCCTAGGCGACGCCTACGAGCTCCGCACCATCGCCGCCGTGGTCATCGGCGGGGCCAGCCTCAGCGGCGGCCAGGGCACCATCATCGGCACCCTCATCGGCGCCCTCATCATGGGCGTCATCAAGGACGGCTGCATCCTGCTCAACATCAGCTTCTTCTGGCAACTCGTCGTCATTAGCCTCCTCATCATCGTGGCCGTGGCGTTCGACAACTTCCAGCGCCGCCGCACCGGTGCCTGAGGCTCTCACCGGCGACGCCATCCCGCCTCCGTGAGCCGACCACGGGCAGTGTATGCTTCTCAAGACACCATGTCAGAAAAACCGTGCAGTGTTGCCCTATGGACTGGTCCCTGCGGCGCGTCGCCGCTCGCCTCTGCCCTGTTCAAGCCTGCTCTCGACTCCTGCAAAGCCTTGCCAATCCTGCGCTTGCGTGCACCCTACGCAGGGCGGGCGCTCACGGGCCTGTGGGCCTGGGCGCGGTACGTGATTTGCAGTCAACCCCCGCGGAAGTGTGGGAGGTGGCCGGGCTTCCGCTCAGAGCGACAATCGCAGAAGCCCCGTGAGGAGCGAGGACCAAGGCATGGTTCGGGCCGGTTGGCGGGTCTACGCGTCGTCCATTGCTCTTTGCGCTGCACTCCTATGGTGCGGGTCGGCCCAGGCCCTGTTCATCAGCACCGACATCGGCGGCCCTGGCTTGGCGGGCAGCGTGGCGCCCGTGGGCGCGCAGCCGCCCGGCCCCGTGGCCATCTCGGGCAGCGGCGCCGACATCTGGGGCACGGCCGACCAGTGCCACTTCTGGTACGACACGTGGGTCGGCGATTTCGTGGCGATCGCGCGCTTCACGGGCCTGGTGGGCGGCGGCGATGCCTGGCGCAAGGTGGGCCTCATGGCACGCACCGACACCACGGCCGGCAGCGCCATGCAGTTCCTCGCCGCCACCCCGCAGCAGATCGCGGTGCAATGGCGCGACAGCGCCGGCGCCGGCGCCAACTGGCCGGGCGCCTTCATGCCCGGCTCGCCCAGCGCCGGGGCGGCCCCGTTCTGGATGATGCTCAAGCGCCTGGGCAACACCTACACCGCGCACTGGGCGCCCGACGTG encodes the following:
- a CDS encoding substrate-binding domain-containing protein, whose protein sequence is MVRRLLAAATMSSLLLALLGCGEEGQPAGKGAEAKKGAKKLTFAVIPKAQVFTFWPTVERGAQAAGKELGVEIIWQGATDETKYIEQQQIVKTMISRKVDGIVLAPTSKTALVDVVKQAVDAKIPVSIIDSAIDTDVYVSFVATDNYAGGVTGARRLAEILGKKGKVALIKVIPGSASTTAREEGFRETLKKEFPDMQLVAEEYGMSQSTKSLEVTSNILTANPDLDGIFAANEPGAIGALNAVKNKNLVGKVKIVGFDASPILLAGIRDGSLDSTIVQDPFSMGYQGVKAIVDHLAGKKVEKEVHTRVALVTKDNLESKEVQDLLSAYEEQKPR
- a CDS encoding sugar ABC transporter ATP-binding protein — protein: MSEICGLKSEIGDSPALLEMRGISKSFPGVQALKDVNLTVRAGEVHCLLGENGAGKSTLMKVLMGVYRPDAGEIRLAGRPVAIAHPRQALDLGITMVFQELNLVPVLSVAENVFLGDEPLLVRPLGVVDWRTLRRRTEEVIARFGFPLRPDDRVGRLSRAHQQLAEIVKALVVSSKIVVMDEPTSSLSLEETKQLFDIIRRLKAEGVAVIYISHRLEELQEIGDRVTILRDGQWVHTGDVAATDLATMIRHMVGRELTDMYPKERAPFGAERLRVEGLTCRGGRVRNISFSVRAGEIVGLAGLVGAGRTELAEALFGVAPIEKGRVFVDGVERHFRSPHDAIRAGLGLLTEDRKRTGLLLNLPVGHNITVAGLDRLMRGPHLPLAAERRVGEDFVRRLHIRTPSLRQLAVRLSGGNQQKVVLAKWLYAQSQIFIFDEPTLGIDVGAKVEVYRLLCELARQGAAILMISSDLPELLAMSDTILPMRRGELTGRLDPRQTNQEEVLRHMALGACP
- a CDS encoding ABC transporter permease, with product MKHLLSKSLPFLFLATLVLLLSWQAPGFATVDNIGDVLRYTAVFVIMGVGMTFVIVSGGIDLSVGSVLAFSSVVAAWSMRSLMPLVSSLVGPSVGLCVGLSLVVGMATGAAWGLVNGLLITRVKLPPFIATLATMGMARGFAHLLARALTGGATTIEITQQEFKFLGQGFVPTAATVAVVILGYYMLNHMRVGRYSFAIGSNVEAARYSGIRVERYTLYVYLLLGVLSGLAGMIEASMLGAGDSTLGDAYELRTIAAVVIGGASLSGGQGTIIGTLIGALIMGVIKDGCILLNISFFWQLVVISLLIIVAVAFDNFQRRRTGA